A stretch of the Onychomys torridus chromosome 23, mOncTor1.1, whole genome shotgun sequence genome encodes the following:
- the Scly gene encoding selenocysteine lyase, which translates to MDAVRRSARGRADSPPDRKVYMDYNATTPLEPAVIQAVTEAMREAWGNPSSSYVAGRKAKDIINTARASLAKMIGGKTQDIVFTSGGTESNNLVIHSMVRYYHEQRTLKGHVIDQHSPEEGARPHFITCTVEHDSVRLPLEHLMEDQVAEVTSVPVSKVNGQAEVEDVLAAVRPTTCLVTIMLANNETGVIMPVPKISRRIKALNQSRAASGLPQILVHTDAAQALGKRRVDVEDLGVDFLTIVGHKFYGPRIGALYVRGVGKLTPLYPMLFGGGQERNFRPGTENTPMIAGLGKAAELVTENCEAYEAHMRDIRDYLEERLEAEFGKRIHLNSRFPGVERLPNTCNFSIQGSKLQGYMVLAQCQTLLASVGASCHSDHEDR; encoded by the exons ATGGACGCGGTGCGGAGAAGCGCGCGGGGCCGTGCAGACAGTCCACCCGACAG GAAGGTCTATATGGATTACAACGCCACCACACCTCTGGAGCCTGCAGTCATCCAGGCTGTGACAGAGGCCATGAGGGAAGCCTGGGGCAACCCCAGCAGCTCCTACGTGGCAG GTAGGAAGGCCAAGGACATTATAAACACAGCTCGGGCGAGCCTGGCCAAGATGATAGGGGGGAAGACTCAGGACATCGTCTTCACTTCCGGGGGAACTGAG TCAAATAATCTAGTAATCCACTCCATGGTGAGATATTACCATGAACAGCGGACCCTGAAGGGGCACGTGATTGACCAGCACAGCCCTGAGGAGGGGGCCAGGCCCCATTTTATCACTTGCACCGTGGAACATGACTCGGTCCGGCTGCCCCTGGAGCACCTAATGGAAGACCAAGTGGCAG AGGTCACTTCTGTCCCGGTATCGAAGGTGAACGGGCAGGCAGAGGTTGAGGATGTCCTGGCGGCTGTCCGACCCACCACATGCCTCGTGACCATCATGCTGGCCAATAACGAGACCGGCGTCATCATG CCTGTCCCCAAGATCAGTCGACGTATTAAGGCCCTGAACCAGAGCCGGGCTGCCTCCGGCCTGCCCCAAATCCTCGTGCACACAGACGCTGCTCAGGCACTGGGAAAGAGGCGGGTGGatgtagaggacctgggtgtgGACTTCCTGACCATCGTGGGTCACAAG TTCTACGGTCCCAGGATTGGTGCTCTGTATGTACGAGGGGTCGGTAAACTTACCCCCCTGTACCCCATGCTGTTTGGAGGTGGACAAGAGCGGAATTTCAGGCCAGG GACTGAGAACACGCCCATGATTGCTGGCCTTGGGAAG GCTGCTGAGCTGGTGACTGAAAACTGTGAGGCATATGAGGCTCACATGAGAGACATCCGGGACTACCTGGAGGAGAGACTGGAG gctGAATTTGGGAAGAGAATCCATCTGAACAGCCGGTTTCCAGGGGTGGAGAGACTTCCCAACACCTGCAACTTTTCCATCCAGGGGTCCAAGCTCCAAG